TATAAATGATGTTCGGTTTTTTTACCTTTTGCGTGCTCGAGCACTCCCCATGACCATCACCTTGCTGACATCCTAAAAAAAAGCAGACGCCAAGAATGGCGAACACCTGTCTCATTATATCCTTTTCCATATTCCTATTTCTACATCGAATTCCCAATTCCTACCAACACCACAGACAACAGAATCACCAAAATACCAGTGGTAATTGTCCACTTGGTTTTCCCATCAACGCCTTTCCATTCTTTCCGATAGATGCCCCACAGGTTGGCGGTCAAAATGATTGTGGACATGTGCAAGATCCATGAGCTGGCGCCATTGCCCAGCTTGCTTTCTCCCATCCCATAGAAAAAAAACTGCAGAAACCATATAGTCCCTGCCAGAGATGAAAAGAGCAGATTGCGTGCAATTGGCGTTGATTTGTTGGTAAAATCCTGATATGATTTATTCTTAACACTTAGGATTGTAGTCCAGATTAGGTTGGTGATCAGCCCACCCCAAAGGATCACCACGAAAGTCACGTTGTTCTGGTATAGTGGATTATGTCCGGCCTCCACTGCAGCATCCGCCATTGAATGACCGGCTTCAATACCAAAGTTGAAAAACGAACTCAATATTCCGGAAAGTATCGCTACAATGAGTCCTTTTACCAAATTGAACTCTGCCACCGACTTCTTCTTTTCTTCATCGGACAATTCACCTTCTTTCATCATCCCTGCTTTGCCACAAATGGCGATTCCGACCAGGCAAACAAAAACACCCAGCAGTACCACTTGACCGCCAGAATTGGCCAGCATATCCGTAAACGACTCTTTGCCCGCCGTAGGCACTATGTTGTAATAAATGGAAGGTACCAATGCTCCAAAAGCCGCACAAAAGCCAAGCACCACCGAATTTCCTAATGACATACCTAGGTACCTTACTCCTAGACCAAAAGTCAATCCCCCGACTCCCCATAGCAAACCCATCATGAAGGTAAAGCCAACAACTTCGCTGGCACTAGAGATAATGATATCCAGAAAATTAGGAACGGTGAGCCATGTAGCTATCGGCGGCACAATTAACCACGACATGATCCCACCCACGATCCAAAAGCTCTCCCATGCCCAACCTTTCACTTTGTTGTAAGGCATGTAAAAGCTGCCCGCAGCAACACCACCTATTGAATGAAAAAGAACACCTAATAATGCCTGCATTTTATATGATTCTATTCGTTAACATACTTTTTCCACTCGCATATCTAGTACTTTCCCCAACTTCTCGATCTTATGCGCAATATGCCCCACGCCAATAGCACAATGATGCGATGGACCATGCTTAGACCATTCGTTCATAAACTGCTTTGCGCTAATAGAAAATTTATATCGACTATTCGTATTACCGATATGCAAAACCGGCCCTTCTACAGAATCGGCCTCCGCTACCAATAAGAAAACATCATCTTTTCCTTCCACCACAGATAGCAGCGTTACAGGACCGTGTTTTACGGTCATCTGAATGGATAGCCCTTTACCAGGCTTGCCATGATAAACAGGTAGCGGCACCAGATTGACCCGCCCTTCAGCAATGGCAAAATGTGCCGGCCCATCATGCCCCAGCAAAACCACATCCTCCTTGAAATCCATCAGGTAGAATTCTGAAAATGAACCACCAGTACCAAACTCCGACATGATCTTCATGGCCTGTGCGTTCTTCACTTCACATTCTCCCGCAATCGGGATATTCTTACCAGTCAGTAGCGTATTTCCCGCAATTACTGAGGTGACAATGTTTTCGTATTCATTTCCTGATTCGCCTTCATAATAGTAGGCCATAGACCCCAATTGGTGCTCCTGAACCAATCGATCTAAGGCGATGGAAGTTCTTGCTGCTCGCTCTAGTTCGGCAGCCTCACACTCCTCTGCCACATCAAATGCCTCATGAAATTCTTTAATTTTTTGGACTACCTGCGCATCTGTGACTTCATCACGATACTTCTTGACTTCACACATTTCGAGCAATTCCATGTGTGTTCCAAAAACAGCTGACTGACGAGTAACAT
This is a stretch of genomic DNA from Reichenbachiella ulvae. It encodes these proteins:
- the rhaT gene encoding L-rhamnose/proton symporter RhaT codes for the protein MQALLGVLFHSIGGVAAGSFYMPYNKVKGWAWESFWIVGGIMSWLIVPPIATWLTVPNFLDIIISSASEVVGFTFMMGLLWGVGGLTFGLGVRYLGMSLGNSVVLGFCAAFGALVPSIYYNIVPTAGKESFTDMLANSGGQVVLLGVFVCLVGIAICGKAGMMKEGELSDEEKKKSVAEFNLVKGLIVAILSGILSSFFNFGIEAGHSMADAAVEAGHNPLYQNNVTFVVILWGGLITNLIWTTILSVKNKSYQDFTNKSTPIARNLLFSSLAGTIWFLQFFFYGMGESKLGNGASSWILHMSTIILTANLWGIYRKEWKGVDGKTKWTITTGILVILLSVVLVGIGNSM
- a CDS encoding L-fucose/L-arabinose isomerase family protein, whose product is MKDKSNTVKVGLFGIGLDTYWPQFDGLLENLKGYQSQINQRITNYGVEVVNAGMVDNPQKAREAADLLKISDVEIVFLYVSTYALSSTVLPVAQKVKVPIVILNLQPTDQLDYEAFNRLGDRGTMTGAWLENCQACSVPEIASVFNRSGIQYDFVTGYLQDEEAWSEIEAWTEAARVTASMRSNRLGILGHYYNGMLDVYTDVTRQSAVFGTHMELLEMCEVKKYRDEVTDAQVVQKIKEFHEAFDVAEECEAAELERAARTSIALDRLVQEHQLGSMAYYYEGESGNEYENIVTSVIAGNTLLTGKNIPIAGECEVKNAQAMKIMSEFGTGGSFSEFYLMDFKEDVVLLGHDGPAHFAIAEGRVNLVPLPVYHGKPGKGLSIQMTVKHGPVTLLSVVEGKDDVFLLVAEADSVEGPVLHIGNTNSRYKFSISAKQFMNEWSKHGPSHHCAIGVGHIAHKIEKLGKVLDMRVEKVC